The genomic DNA AAGATGACTATTAACCTGAACCTACCACCAGAATTAGAAAATGAACTTCATGCGGAAGCTGAAAAACTTAATTTACCTTTCTCTGAATATATTTTACATATTTTATCTACAAGAAAAAGTACAGATAATTTCCCAAAAACTGGAGCAGAACTGGTTAAATATTGGGAAAATGAAGGTGTAATTAATTCTCGTCTAGATATTACTGATAGTCAAGTTTATGCTCGTGAGTTACGTCATCAGGCTGAAACACGGGAGCGAGCATAGGGAAGTTTTATGTACTTATTGGATACAGATATTTTGATTGATATTCAACGTGGCCATGCTCCAGCAATTGCTTGGTTTGCTAGTCTTTTAGAAATACCTAGCGTTCCGGGTTTTGTGGTTATGGAACTTATTCAAAATTCTCAAAATAGTCAAAGGTTACGCAATACTCTCAAACTTGTTGCTCCTCTACCTTTAATTTGGCCTACCGAGGTTGATTGTGCGATCGCTCTATCCAATTTTACCACCTATCATTTATCAGATAATTTAGGGTTGCTTGATGCTTTGATTGGTGCTTGTGCTGTCGGTAGAGGGGCTACTCTATGTACTTTCAATGTCAAGCATTACAGGGTTATACCTAACATTATTACAGCACAACCTTATAAAAAGTGAGAAATTATGATATTTTTTACATACAATTTATTTAAGATCATGCGACTCAAAGGGGTATTAAAAATTGGCATACTACGTAAATGTATTCTCTCCAGATACTTATGAAGCATTCTCAAAATCACCTCGTGATATTGCTGGATTTCGTAAGAATAGGCAAAAAGCCGCAGATAAAATTCAAGTTGGTGATAAGTTAATTTGTTATATGACTAAATTATCCAGGTGGATAGGTGTTCTTGAAGTTCAAAGTGAATGTTTCTCGGATGATACATCAATCTTTGTTCCTAAAGATGAACCTGATCCCTATGTAATTCGTTTCAAAGTTAAGCCTCTAGCGTGGCTACCTAAAGAAAAAACAATTCCAATTCACGATAATAGAGTTTGGGATCATTTGTCTTTCACTAAAAATGTTGATAAAAATTCATCCCTATGGACAGGAAAAATTCGTAATAGCCTTAATGAACTGAAGGAC from Okeanomitos corallinicola TIOX110 includes the following:
- a CDS encoding PIN domain-containing protein, with the translated sequence MYLLDTDILIDIQRGHAPAIAWFASLLEIPSVPGFVVMELIQNSQNSQRLRNTLKLVAPLPLIWPTEVDCAIALSNFTTYHLSDNLGLLDALIGACAVGRGATLCTFNVKHYRVIPNIITAQPYKK